The Deinococcus hopiensis KR-140 sequence GGCACCCGTGTGACCGGCACGGGAGAAGTCTGGACCGAGCCCACCCGGCAGCATTTCATCTTCGCCACCCTTGAAGGGGGCGACAGTATGCTCGTGGACGACAAGGCGTACTACGCTGCCCAGGGCACCGTGAAGCTCAGCACACACACCCATAGGAACTTCCAGGGAGCCGCCAGCGGCAACGGTCTGGTGCAGCCGCGCCTCGACGGCACTGGCTTATTTGTCATTGAGTCTCCGGTCAGCGTGCACGAGATCGAGGTGCTGGACATCCGGGCGGGTGAGAGCGTCGTTATCGATGGTGACATGATGCTGATGTACACGGCGAGCATGAATCCTACGCTGTCCGCGTTGGGAGGCGGTGTGCGCAGTGGCGTGCGCAGCGGTGAAGGCCTGGTCTACACCCTTACCGGCCCCGGGCAGGTATTTCTAACGCCCACACATATTTCTGCAGGCAGCCTCGCTTAGCTGTACTTCGGGGAAATTTAGAGGGGGACCAGGGAAGCCAGCATCAATGCTGGCTTTCAGCTCTGCCGCGTTCTGTACCCCCTTGGACCCGACACTTTCCGACCTGGTTTGCGCCCTTTCTGACGCACTTTCGCCACCGGGCCCAGCGGGCTTGGGCCCCTCTGTACGTCCGTGGGTTGTGAAGTACGGTCGACCGAAAAAGCATGCAGCCCTTGGCAGGCGTCGTCGCGCCTGGGAAAGGGGACCATCTCCAGCAGTTCATCACGGACAGCCCCTGGTGGACCGAGCCCTTGGAAATCCTGCTCGCTCAGCGGGCCCAACAGATGATTGGCGGCAAAGACGCCGTGCTGATCATTGACGACACGTGTCTGACGAAGTTCGGCACCAAGTCTGTCGGCGTCGCCCGTCAATATTCTGGGCAGCTCGGGAAAGTGACCCCCTGTCAATGCCTCGTTTCCTTGACGTTGGCCCAGCACGACGTGCCAGTCCCCCTGGCCTTACGGCTCTTTTTGCCGCAGGAGTGGACCAGCGATCCCGCTCGACTCACGGCAGCTGGTGTTCCACAGGAACACCAGCTGCCACAAACCAGGTGCGAACTGGCGCTGAAAGAATTGGACCGGGTACGTCCACATGTCACCTTTGGCGTCGTCTTGGCGGATGCTGGGTACGGCGTGAACGCTCGGTTCCGGCAGGCACTCACCGAACGAGGCCTGCTGTGGTCCGTGGGCATCACCCGCGCACAGACCGTCTACCCCAAGGGCGTTCGCTTGATCCCTCTCCCTCGGTTCTTCCGAGGGAGAGGGACCAAGGCGCCCCACTCCTTCTGAAGACCGGCAGTCGGTGGAAGAAGTGCTGGCGGGTGCTGCGTGGCAGCACCTGGTGTGGCGGCACGGGACCAAGGGCCCGCTCTCAGGACGCTTCGCAGCCGAGTATGTTCGCCTGGCGGATGGGGAGGAATACGCTCGGAGTCGACATCTTCCTGGTCAAGCGGCCTGGATCATCGGGGAGCAGCGGCGAGGTGAAGAGCGCAAATACGACGTCTGCAACCTGCCCCCTGACACGCCGTTATCGCGGTTGGTGGAAGTGACCCAGTGCCGCTGGGCGTGTGAACTGACCCACCGGGAGCTGAAGCAGGAAGTGGGGTTGGACCACTTCGAGGGCCGGTCCTGGAAAGGTCTGCACCATCACGCCGTGCTGTGTATGGTCGCCCTGACCTTTCTCCAATGGCTTCCCTCACCCAGCCTGACGACCTCAGAGGCGACACCGTTCCCGCTATTCGAGCGGAGGTGGCGGGGGTAAGTCCCCGGCCACCTCCATGCCAATTCTGTCCCGCCTGCACAGCTCTATTCAGTGGTCGCTGAATCTCCCCGAAGTACAGCTAGTGGGTCACTTGGCATGGTTGTAGGTATTCACTGGACGACCTGAAGGGTCGTCGCGCCAGACCCACCTAGAGGATGTCGCCTCGCATAGGCTCGCTGACGGCGAGCCCTTCTTTTTCCTCCCCAAACGAACGGGGTCGGGTGCGCATTCCATCCTCGAGCCGCCCTCTCCAACCACTGGATGATTTGAGTTGGGCTGCTCGGACATTGACCTGCCAACGCACGACGAGCCAAGATGCGCTGAATCGACTCCGCCATATTGAGCCAACTCCCGGCCACAGGGGTGTACAGCGGCATGATGCCCTGCTCCATCAACCAACACACCAGTGCTGGCGTCTTATGTCCGATGAGATTGTCGAGGATCAGCAACATGCGAAGAGGCGGCAAGGTGTCGAGCAGCGTGAACTTGACGCACAGTCCTTCCTGCCACCTTTCCCACGCGCCACGGTTGTCTGCCGGTGGCAACACCGTTGCCACCGGCAGGGGTTGGAGTACTTCGGAGAGGGTCTGTCGCATCCAAGGGTGGAGCACGGCGTTCGTGCAACGGGTCACCCCACGAACACGCACCCCACCACTGGCGGGGTGGAAGAGGGTCAGCAACTTTGCTGTTCCCGCCCGGACATATTCGTGTGGAAGACGCGTCGGTTGCCCTGCGGGTTGCCAGGCGCTGCCAGGCTGGGGAATCGTTTGGTAGGGTCCAGCTTCATCCTCGACCCACACGGCCAGACCACCTTGCTCACCTTCAAGATAGCCCCGCTCAATCAATTTTTTTTGGCCTCGGTATCTGGGTCCCGCACCACGACAACGCCTGTTTTGCGTTGTCGTTTGGCGTTTCCTGTTTTGCACCAGGTTCGGTCCCGTTGCGAGGTGAGCCCCGCGTCGTGTCAGACACCCAAGATGGTAAAGGTGCTCAAGCGTTCGAATCCGGCCTCACGGCGCAGCACCTTTTGCAAAGTCACCAGAGACCAGGTCGCTGTGCCGTCCTGCTCCCGATCTGGGGCACGACGTGCTGTTTCTAAAATACGGTTCCGCTCTGCGGAACCGTAGACGACGGGAGGACGCCCACCTGGACGAGTTTCGAGTGCTTTTAACCCGTGTTGATTGAAGCGGGAGACCAGACGCGCGACCCCCTCACCGGATCGTCGTCCACACCATCGAGCCGCTTCGGTATAGGTCATGCCAGTCGATACGGCGAGGATCGTCTTTGCCCGTCCGACAATGATCGCGGCGGTGTGATGCGACCGGCTCAATCGCTCCAACGTCGCGCGCTCCTCTTCGGTCAGGGAACGCAGCGGGTTTTTCTGGACACGAGGCATCCTGAAAGCTTATTGGTACTCCGTTGAGTCTGAAAGTGCTGGCGAAGAACACGGGGGATTCCCACTCTTTCCGTACCGCGCTGACCCCAGAAACACGGGCGCCATCCATCAGGTTCCCGCCAGTCAACGGAGTACCATTATACGGAATAATAATTATTCTTGCTCATATGGTTATGAGAGTCATATCTATTTAAGTCGTCCTAGACGTGATAGGTATCCTCGTCATACATCTAGCTATATGCAGGAATCAAAGTGATTCCGTGTTACACCTATGGCAAGTGACCTACTAGGACAGAACTTCGACCTGCACATCGGCTTCATCCATATTCTCACCGGCCCAAACAACTTTCAGGACGCGAAAGCGCCCGTAGCCATCTACGAAAAGGGTGTCACCGGGCTGACACAGCAACACGCCTGGCTGGAGGTACAGGTGGCCAGGGATCTCGTCCAGCACAGCCTTTCGGACACGTATACGGGGCAAGGAATGAAGCGCCATCTGAGCAGTCAAGCACAGGTGAGCAGGAACTTCGAGGCCACCCGTATCGCACCCGCTCAGGGCGGACAGGAAGGCGGTGCGCTGTGACCTCAGGCTTTGCGGACTTGAACGCGCACTTCACCGATGCTGGGAAGCACCTTGGTTACTTTCCAGGTATCGGTCGAACCGATTAGGAGGTCACCAACTTCGAGGCGCCCAATTTCCAACACCATAGTGAGTTCTGTCTGCCCCTCATTGAGATGCTTGATACGCATCAGGTGCGTGTCGGGCAGGAAGAAGTCCATGGACGCAGCTTAAGCGTGAGGGGGAGATGCAATTGGTATCAGGGCGGTGCCTCGTGACGCCCTCGCTATTTGCGGATGCGGTACAACCCCTGACCGACGCGTTCAATCAATTTGCGAATGACCATGTCGCCTATGGCGTAGCTGAACCTGCTGTTTGTCCCACTCGGATGACGGATCTGCATTTCTTTGACGATGTCGCGGGCCCGGACAGTGCGTTGAGGGTGGTCGCGTTCGAGGCCACGCATGAGTTGGAGGATTTCGTGCGTGTACAGCATCAGGTGCTCAAGTTAACGCAACGGCCCCTAACGCTACTGGTACCGTCCGGGCAAGATCAGTGGGGTGCCTCGCGACGCCCTCTCTGACAGTCTGGCCACCTTGATGCGGACGGCCGCGCGGCCAGCAAGGACGAAATGCACCTGCTGGAAGAAGTGCACGCCGAGGTCGAATCCCACAGGTGTGTCTCAGCGCCCGCAGCTCAGTCGGACGTGCAGGCCAGTTTGGAGGATGCTGGAAGAGTGGGAGGAGTGTCCCGAGGAGGACATTTCCGGGGCCTGGCGGTTGGTCGAGGCGCTCATGCGGGGCATTGGGTACACCGACCCGCAGGAAGCCGCCCTCAAGGTGATCCGGCGGGAACTGCGGTTTGTCAGGTGCTGCTGGGCCTGACGCAGGCCTCACCTCCCTGGGCGGAGAGGGCTGATGTCAGGCAAGGACGCCTGGACCAATCAGCGGCGCCGCGCCTACAAGCGGCCGGACGGGAAGTACGACGGCAAGAAGCTCGCGCCCATCGTTCAGGGCGACCGGGAACGCCGCATGACTCTCCGGGAGGTGGCCGCGCACATGAGCCTGTCCGTCGCTGTGGTTCGGAATGCCACCTTTCATGCGGCTGGCGCCCCTGCACGTGGAGTGCCCACGTCGCGCCTGCTGACCGAGTTTGGCGTAAGTGACAGCACCGTGCGGGATAACATCAAGAGTTGCGGCCTCGGTTTTACCCGGTATGGAAGGCAGATCGTTCTTGACGATGCTGCCGAGAAAATTACGGCGCACTTCCGGGCCCAGGTGCCAGCCAAAGGAGCGGACGATCCCAGCCTGTGGTGGAACATCGCGCAACAGGCGGCCTTCTTTGGGGTGTCTTTCGGGACGATGCACCAACGCTTGCGGCGCTCGCCGTATGGCTCGATCCGCCATGCCCAGCTGCAAGGGGCAGGGGGTGTACCCACCGTTACCGGGTGGAGGATGCCCGTCGTGTGGCCAGTCAACTGTCTATCGGGCTCACCTTGCCGCCCGCGGGCACCTGGAGTGCGATTGCAGATGGCGGACGTTTTGGGCGTGACGTCCAGCACTGCGCGGGTATCGGCGGACGAGGGCGCACCGCATGCCCGCGTAGGGCAGGGGAGATTCACCCTGCGTACTTTTACCCGGACCGGCTGGCGGTGTGGTTGCAGGGCCAGCGCAGCCCCGTGCGCCGCAGCCTGGGCAAGACGCTCGCCAAGCACCTGGAGCAGCAGAGGGAGGCCGCATGACACGGTAGGTCAAACCACCGGTCCACGTGAGCCAGCATGCCTATGGGTGGGGTGCTGGAGCAGGACTGCCCCCGCTGGTTGTCCCGCACTTCAGTGTCAGCGTGATGACCTCCTGGCGGTACATGAAGGCGGGTGAAGCCCTGGACGCGGGCAGAAAAGCCAACCGGAATTTGACCGGCCTGGCAACCGAGCAGCTTGAACAGCAGCGAACGCCGGGGCCAGCGATCGACTGGAACCAGGATGCGTCAGGAAACGTGGCCTCTATGTGGCTATAGTGCCCGAATGCGAGGCAGCAGAAGCTTCCTGCCTGCTTTCGCCAAGAAAGCAGGCTGTTGATGACAAGCACCAAGTACAGCCCCCTTGCTCGTACCGCGACTCCGAAAATTCTAGAGCTTCTCGAAAATAAGCTGGCCTGGGGGGCAAGTGAATTGATGGCGGTCCTGAACCTTCCAGCGCCTGTCTTCAAAGAATCGATCTCCGATCTCATCGGTCAAGGGAAGGTTCGTCAGCGCTTTTCTAACCCCTTTGCCTCTCCGCCTGTTGAGGCGACGTACAGTCGAGTTGCGGGGACGTTTTTGCCAGCTTCGGGGTATGTCCTTTCGTCCGGAGAGGAGCAGGTGTTGGAGTGGCTTGTGGGGCGCAAGGAAACTCTGGCGACCATCTCAACTGCTTTACGCCTTCCCAAAAGGGAGATCGCTGAAACGTTGGTCCTACTCGACGAGAAAGGGTTGATCGTCTGTAGGTACGTCAATCATCTCCCTATTTTTTCTCTGGCATAGTTGCTTTAATGGCCTGTTCGCGCCCTCCTGGGTGCGTTTTTCGTCACTCCAGACGTCACACTGAGAGGGTATGACAAGCACGCTCAAGGGGCGCGCTGCCAGGCCACTGGCAGTGAATCCACCACATTCGCTGAGGCCCTGGAACAACTGATGGGGATTCCAATTCATCAGTTATGAAATAACGGGCCAACCCGAGCGGAGCGAGCGGGAAAAATGGGGACAGGTGGGCGTGAAATCACCGGAGCAGAGGGAATGTAACGGATGATTTGGAAAACATATCAACACTCGGCGCTGCGCTTTCGTGCAGACGTATTTGAAGCGGCCTAATGCCACACGGGCCGCTATCAAAGCTGGGTACAGTCCACGCAATGCCTACAGGTGTCCTCTCTTCTCAAAGGGCAGGACGTCAAACTTGCTCTGAAGCCCGACTGGGCGGAAAATGGGCCGTTTCCTGAAGAGGTCATCGTCCGAACCACGGAAGTCATGCGTGCCAGCGTCGAAAACTTTTACAGTTTCGAGCAGCGGCAGGTCCGTCCCTAGCTGTACTTCGGGGAAATTCAGGGACCACTGAATAGAGCTGTGCAGGCGGGACAGAATTGGCATGGAGGTGGCCGGGGTAAGTCCCCGGCCACCTCCACTCGAATGGTGGGGATGGTGTCGGCCCTAAGGTCGTCAGGCTGGGTGAGGCGAAGCCATTGGAGAAAGGTCAGGGCGACCATACACAGCACGGCGTGATGGTGCAGACCTTGCCAGGACCGGCCCTCGAAGTGGTCCAACCCCACTTCCTGCTTCAGCTCCCGGTGGGTCAGTTCACACGCCCAGCGGCGCTTGGTCACTTCCACCAACCGCGATAAGGGCGTGTCAGGAGGCAGGTTGCAGACGTCGTATTTGCGCTCTTCACCTCGCCGCTGTTCCCCAATGATCCAGGCAGCTTGACCAGGAAGATGTTGACTTCGGGCGTATTCCTCCCCATCCGCCAAGCGAACATATTCGGCTGCGAAACGTCCTGAGAGCGGGCCCTTGGTCCCGTGCCGCCACACCAGGTGCTGCCAGGCAGCACCCGCCAACACTTCTTCCACCGACTGCCGGTCTTCAGAAGGAGTGGGGTGCGTTGGTCTCCTGCCTCGGAAGAACCGAGGGAGAGGGATCAAGCGAACGTCCTTGGGGTAGACGGTCTGTGCGCGGGTGATGCCCACGGACCACAGCAGGCCTCGTTCGGTGAGTGCCTGCCGGAACCGGGCATTCACGCCGTACCCAGCATCCGCCAAGACGACGCCAAAGGTGACATGTGGACGTACCCGGTCCAATTCTTTCAGCGCCAGTTCGCACCTGGTTTGTGGCAGCTGGTGTTCCATTGGAACACCAGCAGCCTGGAGACGCGCCGGATCGCTGGTCCAGTCCTGTGGCAGGAAGAGCCGGAGGGCCAGGGGAACAGGGACCTCGTGCTGGGCTAAGGTCAGGGAGACCAGACACTGACAGGACGTGATCTTGCCCACCTGTCCCGAATACTGGCGAGCAACCCCCACGGATTTCGTCCCAAATTTGGTCAGGCAGGTATCGTCAATGATCAAGACGGCGTCTTTGCCTCCAAGCATTTGCTGGGCCCGCTCGGCCAGCAGCGTTTCCAGGGGACGAGTTGGCCAGGGACTGTCGGTGATGAAGTGCTGGAGGTGGTCTTCTTTTCCAGGAGCCACCACAGCAGCCAGAGGTTGCATGCTTTTCCGGGACGCACCGCTGCACAGTCCACGCACGTACAACGGTGCCCAAGTGCGCCCTGCACGGTGGCGAAAGTGCGTCAGAAAGGGTGCGAACCAGGTGGGAAAATGTCGGGTCCAAGGGGGCAAAGAACGTGGCATAGCAGGAGGCCAGCATCACCGATGCTGGCCTCCCTGGTTCCTCCTGAATTTCCCCGAAGTACAGCTAGAGGCTGCCAAGATCACTCTCCAACTTGAACGGTATGATTTTGGTATTTGCGTAAACACTCGACCCAGAGCGTGTTTTCTTGGTGGCCAGCGAATGGGCATTCGAGCAGATTTGAGCACCCTTCCCCACTCTCTTCTGCCAGATCGAATATGGAATCGAGGAACTGGAGATGCGGCCACTTGGTCATCAGTAAACGTCCTACCCGTACTTTTTCAAGTCTGTTTGTTCGCTGACAACAGAACCAGACACCCTATTTTGGATGGACATCTTTTCAGCCTCTACATGTACCGCCCCGTGCGAGAACTGCTCACCAAACTCTTTGCAGAGGTCGACTTTGAGGAGCGTTTTGCCGAGTGGGCGGGGTTGGCGAAGAAAGAGCTGGAGGCCCATCAGAAGGCGCAGGCGTTTCGCCGTCGGGAAGCGCTCCGCCTGGAAATGGAGCTGATTCCCGACGCTGTGCGGTGGGTGTCAGGACTGCCGGTCATCCGTGAAGAGGAACGGTTGGACATTGCCAAGGCGTGTGAACTGGGCGTATTGCATCTCGCAGAGGCCATCAAGCGGACGAAGTTCGGGATGGCTGTGGAGCTGTATGACGGCCAGCACGCCCGTGAGATGATCGGGGAGATGTACGGCCTCTGGCGTGAGGACGATGACGGCGGAGGTGATGCCTCCGGCCTTGATGACTTCGTGAAGCTCATGCCCGACGCGACGAGGAGCGCAGCTGCTGTATGCGCCCATCGAGGTGACACCTGAAGATTCAATCCTGGACTCAGACGCCCGCTTCAACATTTGGGGCGGCCCCGTGCGGTCCGGCAAGACGGTTCACAGCATGATGCTCCGGTGGATGATCGGCAAGACCCTGGGCAGCCTGGAACGCAACATCCTCGCGCCTTTGCGGGGGTTGACCAGCGCGGCTTTCGGCTACTCCTTCTCGCAGGGCAAGACGTAGGTGGGCTGCCGGGAGCTGTACATCATCGGGGGGCCAGCAACAAGGACGGGGAAGGGGGTATTCGAGCTAGCACGGCGGCCGGCTTCTACGGAGACGGGCTGACGTTGTGGCCTGCGAACGTATTCCGGCAGTGCGGCATGCGCGTGAGTGTGGAAGGCGCGAAGCTGTTTGGGACCACGAACCCGGACGGCCCCTTTCATTGACTGAAGACGGACGACATCGACAAGCGCCGTACCCGGGAGGATCCCGACGGCCTGGGCCTGAACTACTTCACCTCGCCGATTGATGCGAGCACGACGCTGCCTCAGGCCTACGCGCAGGACGTGCATAAGGGAATATGTGTGCCTGTGGTTCAAGCGGTTCATCCTGGAGGTGGGGGTGCCTGCTGAGGGCACCGTGGACCACTTCTGGAATGAAGACATGCACGTCATTGAGGACCACCCGGAAGCGGATTACCACTATGGGTCCATCGACTACGGCACGGGCAACGCGACGTGCGCAGGCCTGTTCAGCATGCGGCGCGTTGCTCCGATCCTTGGGACCAGACGGCCGCCGCCTCGCGTCTGGCTGAAGGCCTCCTACTCCAATGGGCGCGAGACAGGCCGGCAGAAGACAGACGGCGAATACGCTGATGACCTGGTGGTGTTTGACCGGGGAACAGGAGTGAAGTACCTGTATCTGGACCCGAGCGCGGCCAGCCTCACGGCGGAACTGCAGCAGCGCGGCTTCACAGTGTTGGCTGCGCACAAGGACGTGCTGAACGGGATTTGGAGGCAGGCGCAGATGCTACGTAGCGGGGAGTACCAGGTGTGCGTGGAATACGCAAGGGATCCGGGAGTATTCGGCGTGCCTGTGGGATGAGAAGGCGAGTGCCAGAGGTGAGGACAAACTGTGCAAACAGTACGACCACGGCAAGGACATGGAGCGCTACGCCCTGATAAGCGAGTTTCCTCCGGAGGAGCCGGAGATGGAGTACGGGGTACCAGGCAGCTGCTCCTATGGGTTCAGGCAGGGGTAAGTTTCTGTATGCTCAATAGATGAATCAAGATCGTGGCGAGCACAAAGGCGTTCCGTATTCCTGGCAGATCAAGCCCGCTGCGTCACAGCAGGTAGGAGGTGTATCCATATTCACGCCTGAGCGCCGCCAAGTCATTATTGGCGGGCGAAACTTAACGCATCACTTTTCCTATTCGGCAATCAATGCCTCGACACTTCCAAATCTAATCAAGAATTATATAGAAGAGAACCTATCGTTTGTGACCGTGTAGGCCTCCTCTAATTTTTCATCGACACCTAATACGGAGTAATAATGATTCTCGCTCATATATTTATGAGAGTCATATCTATTTAATTCCTCTCAGGCATGATATGTATCCCCATCGTACATCTAGCCATATACAGGAATAACTTTAGTTCAGTATAATCGGTAAACCCCACCCGCGGGCGGGGTTTCCGTTTTTCTATTAAATGAGATCCCCTTGTGGATGATGGCTCTCTTTGTGTTTTTTCGCGCGTAATATGGAAGCAAGAGTCACGGCATTTCTCAGCAGTCGGAGATTGACTACAGTATCGCCCTGTATGTCTGACTTTATTTCATTATACTTTATGCGCATAAAGTATAATGGCGCACCCTTTTCCAGTCTCATATGGCAAGTAGTAGAGATGGACCACTTTTCAAGTTGCAGTAAAAAGGCGTCCGCTTGAGGCCCCAATTCCTGCCGCACATCTTCCATAGGGACTTCAAATTCGACCATACTCCACCTTTACATAAAAAGGTATCTCCTATTGGCTGTGGGGCCGGTTTTCCCCGTCATCCCTCCGGCTACCCTTGAGGCATGACTGTGCTGCCCTCATTGTGCCCCCGTCGCGCGGCTCCTGAAGGCCGCCCAAGGTAAGCGGGCTGACGACCAGGACCCTGAAACTGTCCGCAGAGCTTTATGTTGGCGACCTATGGGCCGAGGGCAAAGGCTGGAGCGGCCCCAGACTTGACCCAACAAACGGCGAGAACCCGCTCAATGCGGCAAAAGTGGGCCTCGAAATTGAGCGGTCCTTCGTCTTGCGCAACCCCGCCAAAGCCATCAGCGACCGGCATCAGGCGGGCGTAACCGGGCGTGAGCCATTGCTGACGCTGGCCTCTCGCCGACTGCTGAAGAAGGGCGAGAAGCCCAAAGCAGAAGAGCAGAAGAAGCTCGGTGAGTACCCGGGGGCCCTCACCAATTGGTGGGACGAGGCTAATGCCTGGGCACCCATCCAGGAAGCGGTGCGGACCTGGGCGGCTTTGTGGATCGCACGATCCTGAACGCGCAGATGCCCGGTGTCTGGAAGGAAGATGCCAGCGCATCTGGCGCCAAGCGGTTTGTGCCGGACCCCTGCAGCGTGGACGTGGGGCTACAAACTTCCTGGATGGCGTGGCAGTGACGCAGCGGGACGAGAAGGGCAAGATGGCCCCGAATTTATCCATCAAGGCCCTCAAGCAGGAAGTCCTGGCCATGACTGATGCCTCCCTCAGCCTCCCGTGGACACGCAAAATGGCTGGCTTAGAGCATTTGTCAAAAAGGTGATTTCTTTTTGACCGAACAGAACGGGCTTGAATGCGCATTGGGGAGAATGGATCTGTGAGGGGTGCCCTTCCTCGCATGCGCAGGGCAATTCAGACAAATGCTCTAATGCGTTGAAGTGACCTGAAGCAGAACTTATCGGTCTGTTATTGGGCAGCTCACTTTAGGATGGACCGGATAAGATCGAGCACCAATACGCGGCTAAAGCTCGAAATCGAACCAAATTCGGTGTGTCCCATCACCGTCGATTGCCATTCCACCCTCCCCATGAATTCCCTTTAAGTCCTCTGTGCCACTCCCAAAGACTATTGAAAAGAATTCATCCGTTCGATTATTTCCTTGTGTAGAAGCGGAGTGAATGAAGTTAAAAGCACCATTTTTGTTGAGTAGTGATCCTGAGAACGCCTCTAGAGCTATATAGCTACCAATTCCACTTGATAGATCAAAGGCGGCAGTAAACAAAGTGGATGAGTGACCCGTAACATCGCCAGAGTAGACCTTTT is a genomic window containing:
- a CDS encoding AIM24 family protein, which encodes MSYRIPISSETFRGLKAELYAICKVSNQLVQGPAGGTPSFREVYTDTGTRQIKFTLENDSVVLEPGILSYSHGRLQFEVMQQDPSRKAGFLKRAVQSAGTGESAFGTRVTGTGEVWTEPTRQHFIFATLEGGDSMLVDDKAYYAAQGTVKLSTHTHRNFQGAASGNGLVQPRLDGTGLFVIESPVSVHEIEVLDIRAGESVVIDGDMMLMYTASMNPTLSALGGGVRSGVRSGEGLVYTLTGPGQVFLTPTHISAGSLA
- a CDS encoding transposase — encoded protein: MQNRKRQTTTQNRRCRGAGPRYRGQKKLIERGYLEGEQGGLAVWVEDEAGPYQTIPQPGSAWQPAGQPTRLPHEYVRAGTAKLLTLFHPASGGVRVRGVTRCTNAVLHPWMRQTLSEVLQPLPVATVLPPADNRGAWERWQEGLCVKFTLLDTLPPLRMLLILDNLIGHKTPALVCWLMEQGIMPLYTPVAGSWLNMAESIQRILARRALAGQCPSSPTQIIQWLERAARGWNAHPTPFVWGGKRRARRQRAYARRHPLGGSGATTLQVVQ
- a CDS encoding helix-turn-helix domain-containing protein, translated to MPRVQKNPLRSLTEEERATLERLSRSHHTAAIIVGRAKTILAVSTGMTYTEAARWCGRRSGEGVARLVSRFNQHGLKALETRPGGRPPVVYGSAERNRILETARRAPDREQDGTATWSLVTLQKVLRREAGFERLSTFTILGV
- a CDS encoding terminase small subunit yields the protein MQTYLKRPNATRAAIKAGYSPRNAYRCPLFSKGRTSNLL
- a CDS encoding IS701 family transposase: MPRSLPPWTRHFPTWFAPFLTHFRHRAGRTWAPLYVRGLCSGASRKSMQPLAAVVAPGKEDHLQHFITDSPWPTRPLETLLAERAQQMLGGKDAVLIIDDTCLTKFGTKSVGVARQYSGQVGKITSCQCLVSLTLAQHEVPVPLALRLFLPQDWTSDPARLQAAGVPMEHQLPQTRCELALKELDRVRPHVTFGVVLADAGYGVNARFRQALTERGLLWSVGITRAQTVYPKDVRLIPLPRFFRGRRPTHPTPSEDRQSVEEVLAGAAWQHLVWRHGTKGPLSGRFAAEYVRLADGEEYARSQHLPGQAAWIIGEQRRGEERKYDVCNLPPDTPLSRLVEVTKRRWACELTHRELKQEVGLDHFEGRSWQGLHHHAVLCMVALTFLQWLRLTQPDDLRADTIPTIRVEVAGDLPRPPPCQFCPACTALFSGP
- a CDS encoding DUF3224 domain-containing protein, translated to MNMRAQGTFTTKNFKPTTTTLVPMIETALPSSVSNMEKVYSGDVTGHSSTLFTAAFDLSSGIGSYIALEAFSGSLLNKNGAFNFIHSASTQGNNRTDEFFSIVFGSGTEDLKGIHGEGGMAIDGDGTHRIWFDFEL